From the genome of Ignavibacteriales bacterium, one region includes:
- a CDS encoding ATP-binding protein yields MKNQLFENLKKYHFEFRHLTVLFIGLIIFQLVLAYVHKASLHNFVENTQEWFQKHSAERFANLSTTTLELLLETSKLNTPVDETDKRRIIQFFDIILNQQVLQQNVEEICLLVNDGKKVRAIDDGRVLFSFIFNQKIDLPDATNRHRQAIKLYDSVKTELIKSEQIINILSDKQTYHIFVPFVPSGEFIGALYMRNTADVSFIQREIVSNYEETSLIYSALFLLGLLTMYYISTYTVKERDETQKLLLEEHENRIKQVIEHEKEAMFTKRIYHTHHKAEKVMGFIKDDLRMLSPENINEIQYRVSRYSNFISRVIYDMKWYDPPVQTIRNSSFRTDLNEVIHFIVENIFNRTARKSGAFEINLNLDKRIPPLGINEFVVWEVIEPLLQNSIDHGGDVELIIHVETKYDPQTNSSALLISDNGPGILPELMEQDEFGIKKLFLENVSTKTTGQSSGYGCYIAYEISKQRCGWSIDVENLENFGCKFTIGIPH; encoded by the coding sequence ATGAAAAACCAATTATTTGAAAATCTTAAAAAATATCACTTTGAGTTTAGGCACTTAACCGTGCTTTTTATAGGACTGATAATTTTTCAGCTTGTTCTCGCCTATGTGCATAAAGCATCACTTCATAACTTTGTTGAGAACACACAGGAGTGGTTTCAAAAACATTCCGCAGAGAGATTTGCAAATCTGAGTACTACAACACTCGAACTTTTATTGGAAACCTCGAAGTTAAACACACCTGTAGATGAAACAGATAAACGCAGGATTATTCAATTCTTTGACATTATCCTAAATCAGCAAGTCCTTCAGCAAAATGTTGAAGAGATTTGTCTGCTTGTAAATGATGGTAAAAAAGTTCGTGCGATTGACGACGGGCGCGTTCTATTTTCGTTTATCTTCAATCAGAAGATCGATTTACCTGATGCGACAAATCGCCACAGACAGGCTATTAAGCTATATGACAGCGTTAAAACTGAACTCATCAAGAGTGAACAAATAATTAATATATTAAGTGATAAGCAAACTTATCACATATTTGTTCCCTTTGTTCCCAGCGGCGAATTTATTGGCGCACTTTATATGCGTAATACTGCCGATGTTTCCTTCATACAGCGCGAAATTGTTTCTAACTATGAAGAGACATCTTTAATTTATTCGGCGCTTTTTCTTCTCGGCTTATTAACCATGTATTATATCTCAACTTATACTGTAAAAGAGCGAGACGAAACTCAAAAATTATTATTGGAAGAACATGAAAATAGAATTAAACAGGTGATTGAACATGAGAAAGAAGCTATGTTCACAAAACGTATCTATCATACACACCATAAAGCCGAAAAGGTAATGGGTTTTATTAAAGATGATCTCAGAATGCTCTCGCCTGAAAATATTAACGAAATTCAGTATCGAGTTTCCCGTTACTCCAATTTTATTTCTCGAGTAATTTATGATATGAAATGGTACGATCCACCGGTTCAAACAATTCGAAATTCGTCATTCAGAACAGACCTGAATGAAGTAATCCATTTCATTGTAGAAAATATTTTTAACAGGACAGCTAGAAAATCGGGTGCATTTGAAATTAACCTGAATCTGGATAAAAGAATTCCACCGCTCGGTATAAATGAATTTGTTGTTTGGGAGGTAATCGAACCACTACTTCAAAATAGCATTGATCATGGAGGCGACGTTGAGTTGATTATTCATGTAGAAACAAAGTATGATCCGCAAACCAACTCTTCAGCTCTTCTAATTTCCGATAACGGTCCAGGAATTCTTCCGGAGCTTATGGAGCAGGATGAATTTGGCATCAAAAAATTATTTCTTGAAAACGTTTCAACAAAAACAACAGGACAATCATCCGGATATGGTTGTTATATTGCCTATGAAATTTCTAAACAAAGATGCGGCTGGAGTATTGACGTTGAAAACCTTGAAAACTTTGGATGCAAATTCACAATTGGAATTCCACACTAA
- a CDS encoding extracellular solute-binding protein, whose product MLKIKTNIKRFYISIAAITFLVITVLVVMFLYSDYFKVSNGEVKKIYFVDNISQSHKLIIAHFNELNKGKIEVIPIDLPFEKFSTNERKELLIRYLRSGSDRLDLFSVDQIWVPRFAKWTEPLSKYFPESQRKLIVDQAMKTCYYENELVAMPLYFDIGILYYNSLLLKKLPDYNAVRNELDNFITWDRFITIGQKLKSYGHPIYVYPADDYEGLMCSFVEMLESQNEKLFVNDTVSLNTKAAENALQLLVDLEKTYKLSPKEITDFRETESYFHFVNNQDVFLRGWPGFYEWYRKNVKNQDVSNIYEKAPMPHFKEGRPASIIGGWNLMMSKYSTKKNEVIEFVKFLLSNEEQKIFYEVGGYLPIRKTMYSDTVFLETHSELKFYNKILKSGVHRPFSEKYTKCSDIIASYLNLAIQNKIGVKEALGKAQRIINSGDVFIK is encoded by the coding sequence ATGTTGAAAATTAAGACCAATATTAAAAGATTTTATATTTCAATTGCAGCAATTACTTTTCTTGTAATTACTGTATTGGTAGTTATGTTTTTGTACAGCGATTATTTCAAGGTAAGTAATGGAGAAGTCAAGAAAATATATTTCGTTGATAATATTTCTCAAAGTCATAAACTGATAATAGCTCACTTTAACGAATTGAATAAAGGGAAAATTGAGGTTATACCTATTGATCTACCATTCGAGAAATTCAGTACAAATGAAAGGAAAGAACTTCTTATCCGTTATCTTAGAAGCGGCAGCGATCGCTTGGATCTCTTTTCGGTTGATCAAATCTGGGTGCCGCGTTTTGCAAAATGGACTGAACCGTTAAGCAAATATTTTCCGGAATCACAGCGGAAACTGATAGTCGATCAGGCAATGAAAACATGTTATTATGAAAATGAACTTGTGGCAATGCCTTTATATTTCGATATTGGAATTTTGTATTACAACAGCTTGCTTCTCAAAAAACTTCCGGATTATAATGCAGTTAGGAACGAACTTGATAATTTTATAACATGGGATAGATTCATTACAATTGGTCAAAAGTTAAAATCTTATGGACATCCTATTTATGTCTATCCGGCAGATGATTATGAAGGATTAATGTGCAGTTTTGTTGAGATGCTGGAATCCCAGAATGAAAAATTGTTCGTCAACGACACTGTTAGCTTGAATACGAAGGCAGCTGAAAACGCACTTCAACTTTTGGTTGACCTTGAAAAAACTTATAAACTTTCGCCAAAAGAAATTACAGACTTTCGTGAAACAGAGAGCTATTTTCATTTCGTGAATAATCAGGATGTTTTTCTAAGAGGGTGGCCGGGATTTTATGAATGGTACAGAAAAAATGTGAAGAATCAGGATGTTTCGAATATCTATGAAAAAGCGCCGATGCCTCATTTTAAGGAAGGTAGACCGGCAAGTATTATCGGTGGCTGGAATTTGATGATGTCTAAATATTCGACAAAGAAAAACGAAGTGATAGAGTTTGTAAAATTTCTGTTAAGTAATGAAGAGCAGAAAATATTCTACGAAGTTGGCGGATACTTGCCAATTCGAAAAACCATGTATTCGGATACTGTATTTCTAGAAACTCATTCGGAATTGAAATTTTACAATAAAATTCTAAAGAGCGGCGTTCACAGACCATTTTCTGAGAAGTATACGAAATGTTCCGATATAATTGCATCATACTTAAATTTAGCAATCCAAAACAAAATTGGTGTGAAGGAAGCGCTTGGTAAAGCCCAGCGAATTATTAACTCCGGTGATGTATTCATAAAATAA
- a CDS encoding peptidylprolyl isomerase yields MRSIQILTFLLISFVGMSNLFSQSSSEIVAKAGDVTITKKEYKKRYEFVPHVRTDNAFDSTSFKKNFLHTLIAEKLLAQAATIEGIDRLQNFRATMENLTNVYLRDALYKKEVLDKITLPDSAIIKGRIRMRRSVRTKFIFSQDKKEIEKIYSEIGLGASFDSILTTRPEKLEQKEAAEVTFGTMNEKMENAIYKIDVGQITSPIELREGWYICKIYSITTKMELDESDKSKIEKVIKSRSEDKIYQAFHKQFFKGIVINADRPKVEKLYNVIMSYLNENKMRIVKDKGGKYKIGEIDIPQIKNSFDSKELNEIIIKFPKDPITLSKMFDYLAFQDFEFYSIDSAQIKNRLNSYISSYIQNEMLAREAKKRGYDKLPEVASELKMWREYYLAHEMMKKVYKDISVTDDEAYNFFVKANQVILQPDEFNIAEINTNDLSTIETVLNELDMGIDFKFLAKKYASNDSLKAQEGISGFFKESEKGEIGKAVSRMKIGEIYGPIKSPEGYSLIKLLEKREGKKEKVATFEEAKEDVKNILKTEKMYQNLDETTAKLAASYGVKINDAALNSIKVSSINMIVLRRFGFGGQLLAVPFTPNFSSWFKKFEQLKKKNIL; encoded by the coding sequence ATGCGTTCTATACAGATTCTAACTTTTCTCTTAATATCCTTTGTGGGAATGTCCAATCTCTTTTCACAATCTTCAAGTGAGATTGTGGCTAAAGCAGGTGACGTTACCATTACTAAAAAAGAATACAAAAAACGATATGAGTTTGTACCGCATGTTCGAACAGATAATGCTTTTGATTCAACATCTTTCAAAAAGAATTTCTTACACACACTAATTGCGGAAAAATTATTAGCACAAGCCGCTACTATAGAAGGAATAGATCGATTACAAAATTTCCGTGCAACAATGGAAAATTTGACGAATGTCTATCTCAGAGATGCTTTATATAAAAAAGAAGTTCTTGATAAAATAACTTTACCCGATTCGGCAATTATAAAAGGACGAATCCGGATGAGGAGAAGTGTTCGAACCAAATTCATCTTTTCTCAGGATAAGAAAGAAATTGAAAAAATCTATTCTGAAATTGGATTGGGTGCATCATTCGATTCAATTCTTACAACACGACCGGAAAAGTTAGAGCAGAAAGAAGCCGCTGAAGTTACTTTCGGTACAATGAATGAAAAAATGGAAAATGCAATTTATAAGATTGATGTCGGGCAAATCACTTCTCCTATAGAACTCCGAGAAGGTTGGTACATCTGTAAAATATATTCCATCACGACAAAAATGGAACTGGATGAAAGCGACAAATCAAAAATTGAAAAAGTAATCAAATCGCGAAGTGAAGATAAAATCTACCAGGCATTTCACAAGCAATTTTTTAAGGGAATTGTAATTAATGCAGATCGTCCAAAAGTAGAAAAACTGTATAATGTAATTATGAGCTATCTAAATGAAAATAAAATGAGAATTGTTAAGGATAAGGGAGGCAAGTATAAAATCGGCGAAATAGATATTCCTCAAATCAAAAATTCATTTGATTCGAAAGAATTGAATGAAATAATTATCAAATTTCCGAAAGATCCTATCACATTATCTAAGATGTTTGATTATCTGGCGTTTCAAGATTTTGAATTTTACTCGATTGATTCAGCTCAAATTAAAAACCGCTTGAATTCTTACATCAGTTCTTATATTCAAAACGAAATGCTCGCGCGGGAAGCAAAAAAACGCGGATACGATAAATTACCTGAAGTCGCTTCTGAATTGAAAATGTGGAGAGAATATTACCTGGCTCATGAGATGATGAAAAAGGTTTATAAAGATATATCAGTAACCGATGATGAAGCTTACAATTTTTTTGTGAAAGCAAATCAGGTAATTCTGCAACCGGACGAATTTAATATTGCTGAGATTAACACAAATGATCTGAGCACTATCGAAACAGTACTAAACGAATTAGATATGGGGATAGACTTCAAATTCCTGGCAAAAAAATATGCATCGAACGATTCTTTAAAAGCTCAGGAAGGCATATCGGGATTTTTTAAGGAATCCGAAAAAGGTGAAATAGGAAAAGCAGTTTCCCGGATGAAAATTGGAGAAATATATGGACCAATTAAATCTCCAGAGGGATACTCGCTCATCAAATTATTAGAAAAAAGAGAAGGCAAAAAAGAGAAAGTAGCAACATTCGAGGAAGCCAAAGAAGACGTAAAAAATATTTTGAAAACCGAGAAGATGTATCAGAACCTCGATGAAACTACAGCAAAGCTTGCGGCATCATACGGAGTAAAGATTAACGACGCAGCATTGAACTCGATAAAAGTCTCTTCCATTAATATGATTGTTCTGCGGAGATTTGGTTTTGGTGGTCAACTTCTGGCTGTACCATTCACACCAAACTTCTCAAGCTGGTTCAAAAAATTTGAGCAATTGAAAAAAAAGAATATTCTATAA
- a CDS encoding glycoside hydrolase family 16 protein, with product MNSRILSSSIIFLTFFSTSCKSQSSEPSNEKDSTEIPGWNLVWSDEFNYTGLPDPKKWGYDVAAPGWVNNEAQAYFANRSENSRVENGKLIIEARLDNYNNSLYSSARIVTKNRGDWTYGRFEIRAKLPAGKGTWPAIWMLPTVWNLGNGSWPDNGEIDIMEHVGYDQGVIHGSTHCNKYVWTNGNQKTGTMKVDDCSTAFHNYILEWSANEIKTYVDGTLYFVVNNENKGWQYWPFFKDFHLILNLAIGGTWGGTQGIDNNIFPQRMEVEYVRVYKKTE from the coding sequence ATGAATAGTAGGATATTATCTTCAAGTATAATTTTTCTGACATTTTTTTCCACAAGTTGTAAATCGCAATCCTCCGAACCTTCTAATGAAAAAGATTCTACTGAAATTCCTGGATGGAACTTAGTTTGGTCTGATGAATTTAATTATACAGGTTTACCCGATCCAAAGAAATGGGGCTATGATGTCGCAGCTCCCGGCTGGGTTAACAATGAAGCTCAAGCGTATTTCGCAAATAGATCTGAAAATTCCAGAGTTGAAAATGGTAAACTTATTATTGAAGCAAGGTTGGATAACTATAACAATAGCCTTTACTCTTCTGCTCGAATTGTAACAAAAAATCGTGGTGATTGGACATACGGGCGATTTGAAATTCGCGCTAAACTTCCTGCAGGAAAAGGAACATGGCCTGCAATCTGGATGCTACCAACTGTATGGAACCTTGGCAACGGCAGTTGGCCGGATAACGGTGAGATTGATATTATGGAACACGTAGGGTATGACCAAGGCGTTATTCACGGATCAACTCACTGTAACAAATATGTCTGGACAAACGGAAATCAAAAAACTGGGACAATGAAAGTTGATGATTGTTCGACGGCATTCCATAATTATATATTAGAATGGTCTGCAAATGAAATTAAAACTTATGTTGACGGCACACTTTATTTTGTTGTTAACAATGAAAATAAAGGATGGCAATACTGGCCTTTCTTCAAAGATTTTCATTTGATATTAAATCTTGCAATTGGCGGTACTTGGGGTGGTACACAAGGAATTGACAATAATATTTTTCCACAAAGAATGGAAGTGGAATACGTTAGAGTTTATAAAAAAACGGAATAG